DNA from Massilia antarctica:
TCAGGAAGATGGAATGGACGCTGCCGTCGGCGCGCATGAATTCGAGCTCGGCGGCGTCGCAATCGCTGGGGAAATCGGCCCAGCGCTGGCGGTACGCGCGGTTGCCCTGCTCGCTGAGCAAGGCCGTCAGGGGTTGGCGCAGGGCGTCGGCGGCGCGAATGCCGAGCACTTTTTCGCAGCCGCCGTTCCAGGTAAGGATGTGGCCGTTTGCATCGATCAGCACGGCGGCAAATGGGGCGTTCTCGCTGGCAGGCATGCGCCTCTCCAATGATGATGAAAGAGGTTGGACATGCAAAACGGGCGGTGGTTCGCCGGCGCCGGCAAATTACATCAAAAGACCTGGGAGGGGTGCGCCGGCGCGCGCAAGGCCGCCGGCGCAATCAGGCGCGCATCAGGCCAGCACGATTTCCCGGCGCTCGGGCAAGGCGATCTGGTTGTCGACGCTGAACTGGTAATCCTGGAACACGTGCTCGGCGCTCAGCATCTGGTAGCTGCCGTCGGCCAGTTTGTGGGTGGTGTCCTTGAGGCGGTAGGTATAGTGGCCGCAGGTCCAGCAATTGAAATTGCGCATGTGCGTGCACAGGCAAGTCTTGTCCATCACCACCACGGTCTTGCTGTCCGGATTGGCCAGCACTTCGCGGTTGTACGCATTGATGTAGGAACAGTTACCGGTGGCATCGAGCAGATAGCCGTAGGACTCGCAGCCGGGACGGATGCCGGCGCCGATGGCCGGCGTGTTCTTGAGCATGCGCATCGGATAACCGGTCGGCGAAATGCCGTTGACAATGATATCGTCCTCGGTCGCGCGCACGTACTCCTGCTTGACCTTGTCAGGCAGGCCGCATTCGTTGGTGATGGTGAAGCGGGTCGCCACCTGCACCCCGGCCGCGCCTTTTTCAAGGAAGCCGACCGCATCGGTGCCGGTGAACACGCCGCCGGCGGCGATCAGCGGAATATCGAGCTGTTCGGCGCGCATATAGGCATGGATTTCATCCATGATGGTGTGCAGGTCGTACTCGGCCCAATCCATGCCGAAGCCGAGGTGGCCGCCGGCCAGCGGGCCTTCGACGATGATGTAATCGGGCAGGCGGTCCAGCTTGGTCACCTTGCGCAGGAAAATCTGCAGCGCACGCACGGACGAGACGATGATGCCCAGCTTGGCGTCGCGGAAACGCGGATGGTCGGCGATCAGGGCGAACGAACCCAGATGCAGGCCGGCCGACATGGTGATGCCGTCGATGCCGGCGTCGAGCGCAGCCGACAGACGCGTGCGCAAGGTTTCGCGCGGCGAATTCATGGTCAGCTTTTCCATGCAATTGACGAAAATGAGGCCATCGCCGCGCTTCGCTTCCATGGTCGCGCCCACGTGGCGGCGGGTGGCATCGGCCAGGCGGGCCAGGTCGAACTGCACCACCGCCTTGTCCATGTTATTGATGTTGAACTTATAGGTCTTGGTTTTGTCTTTCACATAGCTGGTGTCGAACTTGCGGTCGGAGACATCCTCGACCATGGCATCGGAAATATGCCCGATCCCGCCCAGGCGCGCCGCTTCGAGCGCCAGTTCGGAGGTCGAAATATCGACGCCCATGCCACCGATCATGATGGGCACATATTCCTTGTTGCCCAGACGCAGGCGGAAATCATCAACACGTTTCATTGCTATCCTTAGACTGCCAAGTTTACCGATGCGTGGCGCCGGCCGCCGGGGCCAGCTTGCACATCCACAATTCTACCCCAAGCACAGCGGGGTCCGACCCGGTGATCACCGATCCCACGAGCACAACGGCAGCAAATGCCCCCGTTTTGTCGGCGTTTTCCGGGTTTGCAGCCCTGAAAACCGCCGATTGATCGGATGGGACGATCAATCGCGGAAGTTATTAAACTCCAGCGGCATATCCGGCACATCCTTGCGCAGCATGGCCATGGCCGCCTGCAGATCGTCGCGCTTGGCGCCGGTGACCCGCACCGACTCGCCCTGGATGCTGGCCTGGACCTTCATCTTGCTATCCTTGATCACCTTGACGATCTTCTTGGCATCGTCGGTTTCGATGCCGTTTTTCACCTTGATCACCTGCTTGACCTTGTCGCCTCCGATTTTCTCGATCTTGCCTTCGTCGAGGAAACGCACATCGACCTTGCGCTTGGCCAGCTTGTTGGTCAGCACATCGCGCACTTGCGAGAGCTGGAAATCGGAATCGGCGAAGGCGGTCAGTTCGGTATCCTTCTGCTCGACCTTGGCGGAACTGCCCTTGAAATCGAAACGGGTGGTGATTTCCTTGTTCGACTGCTCGACTGCGTTTTTCACTTCGATCATGTCTGCTTCGGAGACGACATCAAACGACGGCATAATGGGATCCTTTTACTTGCAAAATGTAGAATGCCGATATTTTAACGGACAACCGGGGCGGCGCCCCTGTGCTGACCCGGTTTTTTACCGGATTGGCCCCCTAAATGCTTAAACGAGCTTGATTCATGCAACCAGACCTTGTCATTTCACCCGATTTCTCCCTCCGCGCTGCCAATACCTTCGGCATCGACGCGCGCGCGCGCGCCTATCTCAAGCTCACCCGGGTCGAACAGCTGGCGCAGGTGATGGCCGATCCCGTCCTCGCCGCGCTGCCGCGCCTGCTGCTTGGTGGCGGCAGCAACATCGTCCTCACGGGCGACTTCGACGGTTTGGTGCTGCACATGGCGATCGCAGGGCGCGAGGTACTGGGCGAGGAGGGCGGCAGCATGCTGGTGCGCGCCGGCGCCGGCGAAAACTGGCACGGCTTCGTGCAATGGACCCTGGCGCAGGGGCTGGGCGGGCTGGAAAACATGGCCCTCATTCCCGGCACGGTGGGAGCGTCGCCGATCCAGAATATTGGCGCCTATGGGGCGGAAGTGAAGGACCTGTTGCACGCGCTGACCGTGTTCGAGCTCTCCAGCGGGCGTTTGCGGGTGATGGATGCGGCGGCTTGCCGCTTCGGCTACCGCGACAGCGTGTTCAAGCATGCCGACGGAGCGGGGCTGGTGATTGTCGACGTCACGTTCGCGCTGCCGCGCGCGTGGGCGCCGAATCTGACATATGCCGAATTGGCGCAGGAAGTGGCCGCAGCGCGGCTGGCCTCGCCGACGGCGCAGCAGGTGAGCGACGCGGTGGTGGCGATCCGGCGGCGCAAGCTGCCCGACCCTGCGCAGATCGGCAATGCTGGCAGCTTCTTCAAGAACCCAGTGGTCAGCGCAGCGCAGTGCGCCGCCATGCTGGCGGCGCATCCGGCGCTGGTGCACCACGCCCAGGGCGATGGCAGCGAAAAGCTGGCGGCCGGGTGGCTGATCGACCAATGCGGCTGGAAAGGCCGCAGCCTGGGCGCGGCTGGCGTGTACGACAAGCAGGCGCTGGTGCTGGTCAACCGCGGCGGCGCGACCGGCGGCGAGGTGCTCGCGCTGGCGCGTGCGATCCAGGCCGATGTGCTGGCGCGTTTCGGCGTCGCTCTCGAAACCGAGCCTGTCTTCGTCTAGCCTGACCGGGCACGCCCTGGCTGCGCTGCCCCTGCCTCTTTCCCTCCACATCGCCTCCATCGTTATTGCTTGAAACATGGCATGGCATTCCGGCAGGGCTGGGCCTGGCGTTTCCGGGGCGACTAAGTCCAGCGCGAAAATTGATCAGAAAATATTATCTTTTTAGTCAATTTTGATAAATAATGAAAACGCGATGGGAAGCGCTTCCAATTTCGGTTTGCGCAGGTGCTGGCGCGTCCTCGCCTGGGTGCCCGGCAAGGTGCGGCAGCACTGCCGGGCCCCAGCCATTCAATCAGGAGACAAATACTATGCGAGACAAGTTAGCTACCTTGATCCGGACGGGGCTGGCAGCGGCCGTCTGCGGCGCGATGCTGGCCGCCTGCGATGGCGACAGCGGCCCGGCCAAGCCGGAGACCCCCAAGCCGCCCGTCGACGCGGTGACGCAGTACAGCGACTTCCCGAACGTGGCCAGCGATATCAAGAAAGATCCGGCGACCGAATCGGCCATCGCCGCCATCGTTGCCGGGATGAGCGTGGCTGAGAAAGTCGGACAGATGACCCAGCCGGAAATCAAGAGTATCACCCCGGACCAGGTGCGCCAGTACTACATCGGTTCGGTGCTGAACGGTGGTGGTTCTTTCCCGGGTAACAACAAGTTGGCCGCCCCGGCAGAGTGGCTCAAGCTGGCCGATGCGTACTGGAAAGCGTCGATGGCCACCGATTCCAAGATCAAGATCCCGGTGATCTGGGGTACCGACGCGGTGCACGGCCACAATAATGTGTTCGGCGCTACCATGTTCCCGCATAGCATCGGCCTGGGCGCTGCCAACGATCCGGCCATGATGCGCCGCATCGGCGCGGCCGTGGCCGCTCAGGTGTATTCCACCGGTATCGACTGGACCTTCGCCCCGACCCTCGCGGTGGTGCGCGATGACCGTTGGGGCCGCACCTATGAAAGTTATTCCGAAGATCCCTTGATCGTCACCAAATACGCGCGTGAAATGGTCAAGGGCTTGCAGAACGATTTTGCCGGCAGCGGCAACGTCATCGCCACGGCCAAGCACTTCATGGGCGACGGTGGCACCGACCTGGGCAGGGATCAAGGCGTCAACATGTCCAGCCGCAACGACATGATCAACATCCATGGCCAAGGGTATTACCACGCCCTGGGCGCCGGTGCCCAGACCGTGATGGCCTCGTTTAACAGCTGGGACAATGACAGCTTGAACATCAAGGTCGGTAAGATGCACGGCAGCAAAGAGATGCTGACCGATGTCCTCAAGACCAAGATGGGCTTCGATGGCTTCGTCATCGGTGACTGGAACGGCCACGCCCAGGTGGCGGGCTGCAGCGACGGCAGTTGCCCACAAGCGATCAACGCCGGCGTCGACATGATCATGGTCCCGGAAAAGTGGAAAGAGTTTATCGACAATACCATCGCCTCGGTCAACAAGGGCGACATTCCGCTGGCGCGCATCAATGATGCCGTCACCCGCATCCTGCGCGTGAAATTTCGCGCCGGCATCATGACCGCCAAGGCGCCGCTCGAACGCCCGTACACCGATGTGAGCCGCCTGCAGCATCGCGCCCTGGCGCGCGAAGCGGTGCAAAAGTCGCTGGTGCTGCTGAAAAACGACAACAAGGTGTTGCCACTGAAGCGAGGTGAAAAGATTCTGGTGGTCGGCAAAAGCGCCGACAGCCTGTCCAATCAAACCGGCGGCTGGTCGCTGACCTGGCAGGGCACGGCCAATACCAATGCCGACTTCCCGAACGCCGACAGCATCCTGACGGCGATCAAATCGGTGGCCGGCGACGGCAATGTGGTCTACCGCCAGAACGCCGCCGACGTCAACCTGGCCGATTTCAAGGCAGTCATCGCCGTCATCGGCGAAACCCCGTACGCCGAAGGCGTGGGCGACATCGGCAGGAGCGGCACCCTGGAGCACGCGCGCCGCTATCCGGAAGACCTGGCCGTGCTCGATGCCGTCAGCGGCAAGGGCGTGCCGGTGGTCACCGTACTGATCACCGGCCGTCCAGTCTGGGTCAACAAGGAACTGAACCGCTCAAGCGCGTTCGTGGTCGCCTGGCTGCCCGGCACCGAAGGCAAGGGCGTCACCGATGTCCTGTTCCGCAAGGATAATGGCGACGTCAATCTGGACTTGAAAGGCAAGCTGTCGTTTTCCTGGCCGAAAACGGCTTGCCAGATGGCCAATAAAGGCGACCCCAACTACGATCCGTTATTTGCCTATGGCTTCGGCATGCGCTACGCGGACGACACCAGGCTGGCCAAGCTCGACGAAACGGCGCCGACCCTCGGGTGCGCCCAGATCGCCGGCAACGGCAGCCAGGCGAGTAGCGATCTGGAGGTGTTCCGTTCGGCCGACCAGGCGCCCTACACGGCCCGTATCGGCGACCCGAGCGCCTGGTCGCTGGCGCTGGGCGCCGACTTGAACGCGGTCTCGAAGCTGCCCAACGTCAAAGCCGAGACCACCCAGATCAATATCCAGCAGGACGGCAAAAAAATCACCTGGAGCGGGGCCGGCCAGTTTTACTCGCAAGCGGCCACCACGGCCGACCGTGAAAACTACCTCAACGCCGACGCGGCCCTGGTGTTCGACACCATCGTGCACAAGGCGCCGGCCGGCGCGGTGAAAATGCGGGTGGACTGCAAGCACCCTTGCGCGGGCGAGGTGGACGGCACGACCTTGTTCAAGGGCTTGCCGCTCGATGTGAAGCGTAGCGTGAAAGTGCCGCTGTCCTGCTTTGCCGCCAAGGGCGCCGACTTCACCCTGATCGATACGCCATTCCTGGTCTATACCGAGCAAGCGTTTGTCGCCTCGTTTGCCAACATCCGCTGGGTGCCGGGCGCTGCCAGGGATGCCGATGCCGCCACCTGCGCCAGCCTGGTGCCGCCACCGGTGGCAGTCGGGCCGCCGCTGCCGGGGCCGACTTACAGCGTGTTCAATGCGGGCGCGCTGACGGGCGACCTGGTGCTGACCACCTACTCGTCCAATGTCAGCCACACCAAGGCCAGCATGACGCCCGCCGATGGGCTGGACTTGAACTTCGCCGCCGACGGTGGCGATGGCTTGGCGATGATCACCGGCACGCCTGTGAATCTGAGCAACTTCGCCAGTGGGACTCTGCAGTTCGAGATCAATGTCGGCAGCTACGGGGCCAACACCGGCGGCCTGGCGGTCAAGATGGAAAGCCCGGGCCTGAACTGCAAGTCGGGCGATTATCTGTTCGGCCGTCCGGCCGCGGGTGGCTGGACGCCGGTCACGGTGAAGGTCAGCGCGCTGATTGCGGCGGCCGATCCCTGCTTTGACTTGCGCAATATCGGCATGCCGTTCGGGACCTTGCCAAAGTGGGGCGATCAGCAGGGAGTGAAGTACAAGCTGCGCCAGATCCGCTTTGTGCAGTAATCGCTGATAGCAGTCGAGGACGCACGCCTGGGGCGTGCGTTTTTCGTTGTGAATGCGCGCGCCGCCGATGGCGCGGCGCGTCTTCGGCGCGAGACCGGGATGCGCCGATTGCCCGTTCACGCGCTGCTTGCCGCAGTTCAGCCGAAGTGGCAGACGTAGTCGAGCGTTTCGGTCGTTTCGATGTCGAAGGCGGTGTTGGCGCCGACATTGAAGCGCTCGCCAGCCTGATAGTCTTGCCAGGCGTCGCTGCCCGCCAGCCGAACCCGGCATTTGCCGGCGACGATTTCCATCACTTCCGGCGCCGCCGTATTGAACGTCAGTTGCGACGGGAAGATCACGCCCACCGTTTTTTTGCTGCCATCGGCCAGCAGCAAGGTGTGCGAGACGCACTTGCCGTCGAAGTAAATATTCGATTTCTTGCTGACGGCGACGTTGTGAATCATGCTCATGGACTTCCTTCTTCAGGTGGGGATAGGGATGGCCTGGGCCTGGGCTTCGGCCGCGCACACGCGGTTGCGCCCGGCCGTCTTGGCGGCATACAGGGCCTTGTCGGCGCGCGCGATCAGTTGTTCGGCCGTGTCGGCGGGCGAGGGTAGCACGCTGGCCACCCCGATCGACATGGTGACGATGCCGCCCGGCGCTTGCGGATTGTCCATCGCCAGCCTTTCCAGCTGGCCGCGCACGGCGTCGGCCACCACTTGCGCACCGGCCAGGTCGGTCTCGGGCAGGATGATGGCAAACTCTTCGCCGCCATAGCGCGCCGCCAGGTCGGCCGGACGCTTGAGGTGTTCGGTCAGCACCGCCGCCGTCTTTTTCAGGCACAGGTCGCCCGGCAGGTGGCCGAAGCTGTCGTTGTAGGCCTTGAAGCAGTCGATGTCGCACATCAGCACCGACAGCGGCTTTTGTTCGCGTTGCCCGCGCTGCCATTCGAGCTTGATGACGTCGTCGAAACGGCGCCGGTTGGCAATCCCGGTCAGGCCGTCGAGCGCGGCCAGCTTTTGCAGCGCGATGTTGGCTTCGGCCAGCTGGTGCTGGCTTTCGCGCAGGAAGCGAAACGCTTCGTCGCGCTGCAGCCGGCTGATGTGCGCCGCCGAGTGGTAGCGCACCCGCGCCAACAGTTCGAGCCGGTCCGGCAGCTTGACCAGGTAATCGTTGGCGCCCAGCGCGAAACTGTGGGCCTTGAGTTTGGGGTCTTCCTTGGCCGAGAGCACGATCACCGGCACATGGCGCAGGCTGTCGCTTGCGCGGTACTGCGCGATCAGCCCGAAACCGTCGATGCCGGGCATGACCAGGTCTTGCAAAATCACGGTTGGCTGCAGCCGTTCGGCGCTATCGAGCGCCAGCGCCGAGTCGAGCACGTAGTGGTATTCGATGTCGCCCTGGTCGGCCAGCATGCGCCGCACCGCCTCGACGATGATCGGCTGGTCGTCCACCATCAGGACCCGTACCTTGAAAACGGCCGGCTCCGGCATGTAGCTTGTGTAAAGGTCAGACATTGGCAATCGACTTTTCGGTAAGGAGAGCGGCGCTAGTTCCCGGCCGGTTTGGTCCCAATTCTACTGCGCAATGCCCGCCCGATGTTTTCCAAAGACAAAATTTGCTGTGCAGCATCAATCTCGGCGGCGGCGCGTGGCATGCCGTACACGGCGCTGCTGGCCTGGTCCTGGGCGATGGTGGCCTTGCCGGCCTGGCGCATGGCGAGCAGGCCGTTGGCGCCGTCGCGCCCCATGCCGGTCAGCAGCACGCCGGTGGCGTCGCCATCCCAGTGCCGCGCCACGCAGTGGAAAAACACGTCGACCGAGGGCCGGTAGGCGTAGTCGCGCGGCGCCTGGTCGTAGTGCAGGCGCTGGCGCGCGCTCAGGACCAGGTGGTCGTTGGTGCGGGCGATCTGCACGCAGCCCGCTTCGAGCGGGTCGCCGTCGTCGACCACGCGCACCGGCATGATCAGTTGTTCGCCCAGCCATTTGGAGAAATGGGCGGCGAAGTTTTCATCGATGTGCTGGACCACCACGATGGCGGTGCCGGGCGCCGGGTTCCAGCCGGCCAGCACCTTGGCCACTGCGATCGGGCCGCCGGTCGAGGAGCCGATCGCCAGCAGGTGCTTGATCTTGCCGTCGCCCCGTTCGGGCGCGTGCGGCGGATGGGCGTCGGCCACGCTCACTCGTATCAGTTTGCCGATGGTTTTGATCTTGTGCAGCAGCGCGCTATCGCCCCCGCCACCGCGCGCCAGCAGCGGCGTGGCGGTGACGTCGAGGGCGCCGGCGCCGAGCGCGCGGAATACCTGGCTGACATTGTCCTGCGGCTGGCCGGTGACGACCAGGATCGCGCACGGCGCTTTTTCCATGATCTGGCGCGTCGCTTCGACGCCGTCCAGTTGCGGCATGTTCAAGTCCATCAGGATCAGGTCGGGACGGTTGTCGATGCACATGCGCACCGCTTCCAGGCCGGTGCGGGCGATCCACACCACCTGGTGCTCGCTGGTGCTGGCCACCACGCGGCGCAGCGCTTCGGCCGCCATGGCGACGTCGTTGGCGATGCCGATTTTCATAGGCCGGCTTCTCCGATCAGGTCGAACACGGCGTTGAGCAGGGTCTCGTCGTGGAAGCTGCCCTTGGTGAGGTAGTAATCGGCGCCGGCGCTCATGCCGCGCGCGCGGTCTTCCGGGCGGTCCTTGTAGGAGACGATCATCACGGGCAGTTTGTACAAGTGGATATCTTTCTTGACCAGGCCAACGAGTTCGATGCCGTCCATGCGCGGCATGTCGACGTCGGTGATTAACAGGTCGTAGTCGCCGCTGCGCACCACGTTCCAGCCGTCGACGCCGTCGATGGCGATGTCGACCTGGAAGCCGCGCCCCTGCAGCAGCTTGCGTTCCATTTCGCGCACGGTGAGCGAGTCGTCCACCACCAGGATGCGTTTGACCTTGCGTTTTTCGGGGCCGCCGCGCGCGCCCAGCCGGTGCAGGCCGCCTTCGTGCAGCAGCTTGTCGATCGACAGCAGCAGGTCGGGCACGTCGAGGATCAGGACCGGGGCGCCGTCATCGAGCAGGGCGCCGGCGCTGATGTCGCGCATCTTGCCGAAGATCGGGTCGAGCGCCTGCACCGCCAGGCTTTGCTCGCCGCGGATCGTATCGACCACCAGCGCGTAGCGGCGCTGGGCGGCGCCGATCACCACCACCGGCAGTTCGCCGGCGCCGCTGCCGATCTGGCCCAGTTCCAGCACCTGGGCGGCCGACACCAGCCCGAGGTGCTCGCCGCCGAAGTCGAAGAACTGCTTGTTTTCCAGGGTATGGATCTCGCTTTGCGGCACCTTGAGTACCCGTTCCACCTTGACGATCGGGATTGCGTAAGCTTCGCCCTGCACCTCGAGCACCAGCGCGCGCACGATCGATTGCGTCAGCGGCAGGGTGATGAAGGTATGGAAGCCCACGCCCGCCGTGGACTCGATGCGCACCGTGCCATTCTGTTCGCGGATGGTCTGGTGCACGATGTCGAGCCCCACCCCGCGTCCGGAAATGGCGCTGGCGGTTTCCTTCAGGCTGAAGGCGGGCAGGAACAGGAATTCGATCAGCTCCGGCTGCGACATAGCTTGCGCCATCGCGGCGCTGGCCATCTTGCGCTCGACCACCTGGTGCCGGATGCGTTCGATGTCGACCCCGCGCCCGTCGTCGCGGATCTCGATACTGAGCATGCCGGCGCGGTGGCGCGCTTCGAGCACGATGGTGCCGAGCGCCGGCTTGCCGGCGGCGATCCGTTCGGCCTGGGTTTCCATGCCGTGGTCGACGGCGTTGCGCAGCATGTGGTTGAGCGGGCTTTCGATGCGCGCCAGGATGTCGCGGTCGACCAGGGTCTCTTCGCCTTCGATCAGGAGCTGCGCTTCTTTTCCCAGGCTGCGCGCCAGGTCGCGCACCATGCGCGGGAACGCTTGCACGCCGTCGCGGAAAGGACGCATGCGCAAGGTCAGCACTTCATCCACCAGGTTTTTCGATACGCCCAGCAGGCGCCGCTCGTAGCTTTCGATGTCGGCCATGTGTTCGAGCATGAACTGCTTGAGCGGATGGGCCTTCTGGCCGGTCAGGGCCGATTGTTCGATCAGGGCCTGGTCGCCGCCGCGCATCACGGCCTCGTGCAGCTGTTCGAGCGCCTGGAACAGGCTGGCCTGGTTGCGCTTGAAGCGCTGCAGCTGGGCGATGAAGGGGTGCATCTGGTGCGCGTTGATGCGCGACTCGCTGGCCAGGGCCAGCAGGCGGTCGAAGTTGTGGGCCGTCTTGGGCGCGCCTTGGACCCGTTGCGGCGCCGCTTCCTCAGGCACCGGCGCAGACACCAGCGGCGCGGCCGCATCCGTCAGTGGCACGGCCAGCGGCGCTGCAGGCGCAACCGGGGCCGAGTACGCTTCCAGCAGCGGCGCCGACTGGATCTGGGCGATGCCGGCGATGCTGTCCATCGCCGCGCCGATGCGCGCGCCGTGCTGCTCCAGCCAGGCCGGCAGGCCCGCTTCGTCCAGGGTCGAGAATTGCAGGATCAGGTCGACCCCGGCCAGCAGCGCGTCGATGCGCGCGGGGGTGAGCTGCAACTGGCCATGCTGGACCGCGATGAAGGCGTCTTCCATGCCGTGCGCCAGTTGCACCACGACGTCCAGGCCGACGATGGCGGCCGCGCCCTTGATCGAATGGGCGGCGCGCATCATCGCTTCGGTGGTGGCGGCGTCGCCGCCGCCGCCGCGCTCCATGCTCAACAAGCCGTCGGTGAGGATCTGGGTCTGGCCGTCCGCCTCCATGCGGAACAGGTCCAGCATCGAGAACTGACTGAGGTCGCCGCTGCCGGTGCTCATCGCAACAGCCTGGTGAGCTGGTGGCCGATCAGCGGGGCGTCCAGCACGCCGATGCGCATCGCGTCATGGGACAGCACGCCGGTGATGAAGCGTTGCAGGCCCTTGTTGAGGGTGGCCGCCGGCGCGCCCACCTGGGCCGCGCCGTAGCGCAGGATGCCGTGCAGGTCGGCCACCGGGAGGGCGAAGCGCTGCTCTTCCCAGACGATGACGAGCAGGCGCGCGAACACGTGGCGTCCACCCTGGACCGGGGCGTCGTTTTCATCGATCCCGAGCAGGCTGGCCAGCGCGATCGAGGGCGTCAGGGTGCCGCCGACGTTGACGATGCCGGTCAGGGCGCCGCCGCTGCGGTGCGGCAGCGAGTGGCTGGGGGCCAGCGGCGCGACCGCGGTCACCATCCGGGTCGGCAGCAGCAGCCACTCGCGCCCGAGACGGAATACCAGCCCGGAGCTGTCGTGGCGCGCGCGCTCGGCCTGCGGCTGGCGCAGCAGGGCGGCCCAGTCCTCGCGGTAACCCGGTCCCACCGGGCGCTGCATGCTGTGCCGCGCCGCGCCCTCGTACACATCGCAGTTGCGGCAGTGGACATGCTGTTCGAGCTTGGGGCAACTCAAATCGCCAGCCACGCCGATGCTGTTCCAGCAATCGTCGAGGCCCGGTGCGTGCGGCTGGTCGGGCGCGGTCGTCATGGGGCGCCTTTGCGTTGGGCCCCGTCATTGCGGCGCTGGTAGATGCGCGCGGCGCGCTGCTTGAGGGCGGCCGCCTGGGCCGGCTCGCCGCTTTGCTCGGCCAGCAGCGCCAGGTGGCACAGCGCTTCGTAGTGGTCCGGTTGCAGGTAGACGCAGCGGCGCCAGTGGTCGCCCGCTTCGGCGATGCGCTGTTCGCATTCGCTGACCATGCCGAGGATGAAGTAGGCGTCGGCCGAATCGGGGTTCTGGTCGAGCAGTTCGCGGCAGGCCGCCGCGGCGCCGCTGTAGTCGCCCAGGTCGGCCTGGCGGCGCGCGCGCGCCAGCATGTCGGCTGCTGCCGGCGGTGCGGCAGGCGGCGGCGCGGCAGCCAGCGGCCGCGCGGCGCGCGCTGGCGCCGCTGCGCTTGCGGCGGGCCGCGCCGGCGCCAACGGGCGCACGTGCTGGCGCGCCGGGATGCGCGGCGGCCAGGAAGCGTGGGCGCCGGCCTTTTCGAGGGCGAAGGCGCCGGGCGCGCGCAGCGTGGCAAAACCGTTGCGGCAGAAGGCCGGCACCTCGGCATAGCCGGCGAACAGGATGCCGTCGTCGGCCAGCAGGCGCGCCAGGCTGGCGATGGCGGCGGCCACGGTGGGCTCGTCGAAGTAGATCAGCAGATTGCGGCAAAAGATGATGTCGTAGTAGCCCGGCCGGCTGGAAAAGGCGGGATCGAGCAGGTTGGCCTGGTTGAAGCTGACCTGGGCGCGAATGTCGTCGCAGATCTGGTACTCGGCGCCGGCCGCTATAAAGTAGCGTTCGCGGAAATCGAGGTGGCGGCCGCGGAAGGCGTTGCGCGTGTACAGGCCGGCGCGGGCGCGCGCCAGCGCCACCTCGGACAGGTCGACCGCGTCGATTGCATAGTCGCCGGCGGCCACGCCCGCGCTTTGCAGCGACATGGCCATCGAATACGGTTCTTCGCCGCCGGCGCACGGCACCGACAGGATGCGCAGCGGGCGCGCCGGCTTGGCCGCCAGGCGCCGCGCGACAAACGCGGTGGCCGCGACGAAGGCTTCGGCGTCGCGGAACATCCACGATTCGGGCACCACCACCAGTTCGGTCAGCGCGCTCAGTTCCGCCGCGCCGCTCGCGAGCAGGCACTCGTAGGCGCGCGTGTCGTCCAGCGCGAGCGCCTGCATGCGGCGTTCGACGGCGCGCCCCACCACGGACTCGGTCAGGTTCAGCCCCGTTACCTGCTGCAGCAGGTCGCGCGCTTTCATGCGGGCGCTCCAGTGGCGGGGAACAGTTGCGCGCGCACGTCGGCGCTGAGCAGCTGCGCGAGGCTGACCAGTTGCAGCATGCCG
Protein-coding regions in this window:
- a CDS encoding CheR family methyltransferase, whose protein sequence is MKARDLLQQVTGLNLTESVVGRAVERRMQALALDDTRAYECLLASGAAELSALTELVVVPESWMFRDAEAFVAATAFVARRLAAKPARPLRILSVPCAGGEEPYSMAMSLQSAGVAAGDYAIDAVDLSEVALARARAGLYTRNAFRGRHLDFRERYFIAAGAEYQICDDIRAQVSFNQANLLDPAFSSRPGYYDIIFCRNLLIYFDEPTVAAAIASLARLLADDGILFAGYAEVPAFCRNGFATLRAPGAFALEKAGAHASWPPRIPARQHVRPLAPARPAASAAAPARAARPLAAAPPPAAPPAAADMLARARRQADLGDYSGAAAACRELLDQNPDSADAYFILGMVSECEQRIAEAGDHWRRCVYLQPDHYEALCHLALLAEQSGEPAQAAALKQRAARIYQRRNDGAQRKGAP
- a CDS encoding hybrid sensor histidine kinase/response regulator, yielding MSTGSGDLSQFSMLDLFRMEADGQTQILTDGLLSMERGGGGDAATTEAMMRAAHSIKGAAAIVGLDVVVQLAHGMEDAFIAVQHGQLQLTPARIDALLAGVDLILQFSTLDEAGLPAWLEQHGARIGAAMDSIAGIAQIQSAPLLEAYSAPVAPAAPLAVPLTDAAAPLVSAPVPEEAAPQRVQGAPKTAHNFDRLLALASESRINAHQMHPFIAQLQRFKRNQASLFQALEQLHEAVMRGGDQALIEQSALTGQKAHPLKQFMLEHMADIESYERRLLGVSKNLVDEVLTLRMRPFRDGVQAFPRMVRDLARSLGKEAQLLIEGEETLVDRDILARIESPLNHMLRNAVDHGMETQAERIAAGKPALGTIVLEARHRAGMLSIEIRDDGRGVDIERIRHQVVERKMASAAMAQAMSQPELIEFLFLPAFSLKETASAISGRGVGLDIVHQTIREQNGTVRIESTAGVGFHTFITLPLTQSIVRALVLEVQGEAYAIPIVKVERVLKVPQSEIHTLENKQFFDFGGEHLGLVSAAQVLELGQIGSGAGELPVVVIGAAQRRYALVVDTIRGEQSLAVQALDPIFGKMRDISAGALLDDGAPVLILDVPDLLLSIDKLLHEGGLHRLGARGGPEKRKVKRILVVDDSLTVREMERKLLQGRGFQVDIAIDGVDGWNVVRSGDYDLLITDVDMPRMDGIELVGLVKKDIHLYKLPVMIVSYKDRPEDRARGMSAGADYYLTKGSFHDETLLNAVFDLIGEAGL
- the cheB gene encoding chemotaxis-specific protein-glutamate methyltransferase CheB; the protein is MKIGIANDVAMAAEALRRVVASTSEHQVVWIARTGLEAVRMCIDNRPDLILMDLNMPQLDGVEATRQIMEKAPCAILVVTGQPQDNVSQVFRALGAGALDVTATPLLARGGGGDSALLHKIKTIGKLIRVSVADAHPPHAPERGDGKIKHLLAIGSSTGGPIAVAKVLAGWNPAPGTAIVVVQHIDENFAAHFSKWLGEQLIMPVRVVDDGDPLEAGCVQIARTNDHLVLSARQRLHYDQAPRDYAYRPSVDVFFHCVARHWDGDATGVLLTGMGRDGANGLLAMRQAGKATIAQDQASSAVYGMPRAAAEIDAAQQILSLENIGRALRSRIGTKPAGN
- a CDS encoding chemotaxis protein CheW — translated: MTTAPDQPHAPGLDDCWNSIGVAGDLSCPKLEQHVHCRNCDVYEGAARHSMQRPVGPGYREDWAALLRQPQAERARHDSSGLVFRLGREWLLLPTRMVTAVAPLAPSHSLPHRSGGALTGIVNVGGTLTPSIALASLLGIDENDAPVQGGRHVFARLLVIVWEEQRFALPVADLHGILRYGAAQVGAPAATLNKGLQRFITGVLSHDAMRIGVLDAPLIGHQLTRLLR
- a CDS encoding diguanylate cyclase, with protein sequence MSDLYTSYMPEPAVFKVRVLMVDDQPIIVEAVRRMLADQGDIEYHYVLDSALALDSAERLQPTVILQDLVMPGIDGFGLIAQYRASDSLRHVPVIVLSAKEDPKLKAHSFALGANDYLVKLPDRLELLARVRYHSAAHISRLQRDEAFRFLRESQHQLAEANIALQKLAALDGLTGIANRRRFDDVIKLEWQRGQREQKPLSVLMCDIDCFKAYNDSFGHLPGDLCLKKTAAVLTEHLKRPADLAARYGGEEFAIILPETDLAGAQVVADAVRGQLERLAMDNPQAPGGIVTMSIGVASVLPSPADTAEQLIARADKALYAAKTAGRNRVCAAEAQAQAIPIPT